In Gadus chalcogrammus isolate NIFS_2021 chromosome 1, NIFS_Gcha_1.0, whole genome shotgun sequence, the sequence ctcacCTTTGCCACAATCTGcgtacttttttttctttcatatttacTTTTATAGTTGAATCCAATGCAGATGTGACcactttgacctttgaccctttgCGGTCGGAGTGGGCCGTTACGACTGGGATCGGTGGTGGCTAAGCACCTCAAACTGTCAAGTCTTAAGTAAAGGGGAGCTTCACGACATCTCAAAGTGGACCATTTAGTATTTATCAAGTCAGCTAGATTAGTAAAACTAATATCGGAAGACATTGTGGTCAGGAAAATAGTTAATTGTTAAACTAACCCTTTGGGATAGAATCCATCATGTACTATTGAATTGCTCAGAATAATGTATCGTTGGGCCCGTGTCGCGAGGTGAGACCACTCACCTGGGTGGTGTTCACTTTGACGTGTTGTAATCTCTCCTTGGTAACATAAAAGCCATTCCCCTCTCCTGGCCTTCAAAGGGGGAACCCATAAACCTCAGGAAATACTGAATCTTCAAGTTACGTTTTTATCCATGAATCTAAAAactcacaaaaaaaaacgtctAAGCCTCGACCGAAAACCATACCATTTATACGAGATGTCTATTGTTTTGTACATTTATCATTGTGATTTCAAAGTGAGCTTTTTACAGTATCTGTGACTTAATATTTTGATTTTTGGAGTGTTTATACGTCtggatatttattattatatgtgaaaggacaaaaaaactaaaaaagtaGAAAATGGAAAAAGGCTGAACCCGTTTCATTTGTATGTTTCATGCAAAGCTGTCCGGCGGGATGCTCTCTGCCTCTTACATATCAGCCACTAACGAGagacttgtgtttgtttggagatagcttttttcagtgttgcatcAACGCTATGGTGAAAAAAACAGCAAGTGGCAaggctctcttcttcttctgagaTGTCAGTAATTCAATAAAATAGTGCGACGAGTTATCAAACTCCAAACACGGCTTGTTCATTGGATCTATCTGTCTGTTCCTCTTTCCATCCCTCTCGCTGTCATTGCCTAATTTCTGTACTTTTTCATTTGTGAGTGGCTCAGTCCACAAGAGAGCAGTAGACTCCAAGAGAGAGATTGGAATAGCAGGGTaggttttgttttattattccaGTGAGAAGAGAAAACCACTGGAATACAGTGATGTCAAACACACCTCTCTTCTCCAAATTAAAtaagattcacacacacacacgcacacgcacacgcacacacacacacacacacacacacacacacacacacacacacacacacacacacacacacacacacacacacacacacacacacacgacccaaaacacattttttacagGATGTAGATATAATAGACCATGAACTGAAAACCCCTAAATGCGATTGTCTGAAGGTAATTAAGACTTCGAGTCAAACAGACCTGGCAGGATTTTGAGATTTTAATGTGGAAATTGATGGAATATTCCATTGGAGAGCATCCCTCTTTTGTGGGCAGTAATGAGCCACTGGTGCCTTGTTACACTTAGCCTTTAGCCTACAATGTGTAGCGTCCAGTAAATAACCTGATACTTTATAAAGGCAAAACACAAAGATGAAGAATGGGTTTATTAACCTGCCATAATAACGAATCCATTATCTGAGTGGAACAACCCGGAGTACAACTGAAACCCCCATGACTAAAAGgttcaaccacaacaaacatGTTTACTCTAAGGGCCTGAAACCTTGAATTATAAAAAGAACACGATCGATAAAGAAATTGAGTTCCACCTTCGCAAACACAGCggcgctccctccctccaggccgcTGATCAAACACTGCCATGTAACTGGACGGCCCCGGGCCGTGGCACACAGGACAGAGGTCACTGTCCGATTACGCAAAAAACAGACTACCACGAAAGTAGTGTGTTTGCAGTCCAGTTTATCACGGAAATGAATAAACACAGACCAACGTGTCGGCCCTGATTCATTAGTCCGAGAGGTGGTTCTCCTCGTCTGATAGGACTGAGGCTGAGGGAGTCTAGGTGAAAGGCTATGGCAGGAGGCAGGAATGGCACCCACAGCTGCCTGCGTCCCAGATTCAAATTTTATATTTAAACCGAGTGACGAATGGGTTCTGAAATCTTTGGTCTAGACAGCCACCTGTGTCCTCTCTATACCTTCCTTGACTTCCTTGACTTCTTGACTTCAGGCTGTTATGCTGAATTAGACTAGAGAAGAGTTGTTATATCAATAAAATGACCACCTTGATTTTatcaacaaaaataatacaaaacgcCCCCAGCTGTAAATTGTATTAACACAAGGAAAGTTTGATATTAATAAACATTTATACTCTACAGGTATATTCATTATTTAAGAcgaaaagtacaacatgttgctAAAATATATTGTTCTATTGATACATTCTATTAGAGAACTTCTAGTTTCTAACCGATCTATCTCTAAGCATGGTGGGGTTTCACCTTTGGACAGGGTAACCTATCTCTGAGGGGTAGGAAGCAGCATGGCCTCAGCCCCAGGTCAACAGCCAGGAAGCCCCTCAGCCGCAGCCCACGTGTCATCCACTCCGGCTTGGGCTGCTTTTGGATCAGGACTGGGTACAATTTTAGCAGCAAGTTGTACTCATGCCAGGAATAGGTCTACTGTTACAAGCCTGGAGGCGATGACTCACGCATTCGTCAGCTCGACATAGTGGCTCAGCACGGCTTGCACCAACATTCATACACAGAGTGGGGCAGAATTATTAGTCATTTTTTGACGAGGTTTCTAGGTTGTCCCTTTTACAGCAAAAATACTAAATTGTGGCCTACACGTCAACATATGTTGAAAGTGTGAAAATGATTTATTAAGATCAAATGTAGTTATTCTATATGCTGCCTTCCCCCAAGAATATTTGTTCATCTATTCATAGCGAGCATGCATTTCAAAATGCCTGCCCGGTTTTTTGAGGGCATTTGGCACAGGATCCTGTTACTGTAAGAAATAAGGGATgtttaaaaatacacaaaatccAATGCCAATGTGTAGACTTTTGACCAGACAGGACATGTTGGTTGTCACAGCAGGAGTTTAGGTCAGTAATATGAACAATGgtgttttatattaatttacAAAATGTGCAATTTTAATTATGGATGTAACGTCTATAGCCTGTAAAGCAGACGTCTAACCTTCAGTATATATTAGAAAACCTAGTGTGCCACTCCAGGAACAGTATCAAGTTGCATGTGGCAACGTGGCAAAGCTATTAACAACATGACTGCTGAGAGaaaagtaaagacaacacaaggCTCTGCCTGCAAAGAACAGGCAGGTGACTTGCAAACTCAAGATATGACCAAATCAACAAACTTGCTTTCAAACACACTTCTAACCTTTAGCCTACATTGGGATAAAAAATCTTGGGGAAAATAAAGAATCTTGAATTCAATGTAGGCAGAAAGTTGGTGTCAATGCGGACATTGACACCAAGGGGCATTaatgaaataattaaaaaaaaatgtattgaatTAACGTTTTTATGCACATTCTCCCTTTCGTGAAATACTGATTTTTCTTCTTTCTAGAACTCAATAGGCTGTATAGTTGATGAAATACTAATGAACTATTTCACCAAACAGTCTTGATATTAAGAGTGTGTAACAGACTGTCAGTAGGCTTTAAGTGGGTTTCATGGTTCTGAAATGTGTCTCCTGCGTCTTTAATTGTGAGCGATGGAGAAAAGCAAGGGGGGGATCTAGCCGGTCTCCTGTTCCAACAGGTGACCTGGATTCAGCTGCTACAAGAGTGTGCCGTTATCTAAACGGTATAATCCAGTGAATTAACTGCTCCTAATCATCGCAAAGATAAACAGCTTGTGGCCGTTTAGCAAGTAGGCCAACGTCAGTAATTCCTCTGAGAACAtttttcttcatcattttcaatTGAATGCATAGATAAATCTGACCAGGTCTTAAATCTGAGTTGTTTTTCCAGAATCTtcgataataaaataatcatacTATAGCAGGGAAAATCAAATgaacaaccaaaacaaatatATGATGTGTAATAGGATAAATATGAATCATGCCATGGTTTCAAGTCTGGGTAAAGATTTTGTTATGAATAAAATCAAAACACAACATTGCAATGTTTGCtgcaagttttttttatttgccagCAAAATGAACAGTGTAAAAAGTGAAAATAAGCGTTAAAATATTTGACTGTTTTTGGTCAAGATAAAAAATATAGTAAATATctttctctatatatatataaggacAAACAAAGAGAGGAGGGGCTGGGAGCATGCCAGCCGGGGACTCCATCTCCTGGTGAAGGACTATGTGAGTGCGTCGGCCGGCTGCTGGAcgctgggctgggctgggctgggggcgggggggcgggggggcgggggggagccaCTGGAATCTAGGAGGAAGCGGTCGGGGGGGACGTCGGAGGAGAGGCTGCTGTCGTCGTCGCCTCAAACCTCCCCAAATCACTGCTTTCACTGAGCTGCCTCTTGCGGACCATCTCCTGAGCGATGCAGGTGATCTCCCCGTTGGTGACCGTGTAGACGCCGTTCCTGAAACAACACGGGAGGACACGCGGTCAGTGTCAACAGGCGCATCTCTGGAATCAGACaaggtcgtttttttttttccctctgttCCAAAACACTGCAAACTCAAAACCAACTTACTTTTGAGAGTCGGAGCCGTTCTGCATGGCGGTCTGGTTCTGCTTCCCGAAGAACAAAGAAGACCACCAGTGACCGGAGTCCTGTCTCGGCAGACCTGAGAGAACAGAGCGGACCCCAGATAAGGCTCAGCTCAAACAGCGGGCCGGGTTGAACCCAGATATGACAcagatatgacgtgtgtgctgcTGGCCGAGCGCCGGCTGACTGGACCTGCTGCCTACCTGGGTGGTGTGGGATGACCTCGCCGCTGTACTCTGCGCTGCCACAGGAGCTGTTGCTGGAAGTGGACCCTATGCGCCCTGAGAACAAGGTGGGGACACATTTACCATCAGCTGAATGTTCTGGTGCATCGTATAATAAGGTCAACCATCATCCAGAGAAAGGACGGCACATACAGATTGGCCGGGAATTATAAAAAGCAAACAATTATATTTTGCATAAAACCAGTCTTGTTAAACCAGACTCTCAGAGCCGTGAAGAGCATGATAAAATGGACGCCTTGTCACTCACTTCTGTAGTAATCGTGAGTGGCGATGAGGGAGCCAGTTGATGGAATTGCTGCCATTTTGTCCGACCTTGTTGGTGTGAAACCGCGTAAAGATGGAAGACTGAGGGGGAAAGAACAGAATGATAGTTTATTAATAACACTGTGGGGGGAATAAAGTTGCCACACTTGTCCTGTGGGGAAAACCGTCACAGTACAAGGTGCGACCAAATACTTGATCTGCTCATcattttccctctccctcctcagacaTATGGAGTGCATCCCCAGCCGCCACCAGGGGATCTGGTTTCTCCTGACTCGAATAACTGGACTGTGTGTGGATTCAGCGAACGCCATGCCACCTCTCATGGACTCGTGCTGCATGAGCAGGCCACGTTGCCATGGCATTGGTTCAATGGTCCATGGCTATTCAGTCTTGTCATTAAAAATAACTATACCATTGCAAAATATAATCTTGATGATTTAGGTGTGGAAACtcctaaaagaaaataataatagtttacTATTATGCTATTGCTATGCAATACTTTAATACTACTATATTTAGAATTTAAGGATGTATATTTGAAGATATGTGAATGTTCCATGCAACCTAATGTTAACTGTAAACTAGACAGAGGCTTAGTTGTTCCAGACAGTTTAAAGAAACAACAGCAGGTGAGCTCCATATGGCTCCGGGCATGCCTACTTCACAGGCATCCCAGACGAGATAAACAAAATGACAAAAACATAGGGCTATCTAACTGGTCGGCTGGCTGGTCTGTCTGGTTTCCTTATGGTAGCGGTTCAGCTGAAGTCTGTGTTGGAGCTCTGCACTCGAATAGTTCCACTTGGTATGTgatcatataaataaatactagcATAGTAGAAGCATACGAGCATTCTGAATAATATGTAGGCTATACAGGGGGTCATATATGCCTGCACAATTGTTACTGACTCCTAACATAAGGAAGCTATAGTGAATAGAGAATAGTGAGAATAGTCACTGGCCAGTGGCCACACTAAAGAAAGCCAggtagcaagaaaaaaaaaaagtgatcctTACCTTTTGGTTTTTACTTGGATGTTTTGAGCAGAAACGGCGGTTAAGGTTCGGCAGGCAAAGCTGATGTTCAGATCTACTGAATGTTTTTATGTCCCATTGGTGGGCACTGTTTGCACCTTTTACTGTCGTTCTACTCGGTCCCTGTGTGATGCCTGAGCCTTGATCGTCACTCGGTTTTATACCAGTTGCATAAACTCGGACGTGGGGCACGTGGAGGGCGCATGGGCGGTGGGAGGGAACCTGGGCGGGGAAACAGTGTTCCAGGAAAACGTGTTACTGGTCTGGTCCCATGGCTGGTGAAACGTGCAGCAGCTCAATGTCACAGGTCGCTTTGGATTTAGAAAATCTTTTAAATCCAGTTGCCACCATCGTACGAGAGCTGGTCTGCTGCTCTGCTGTAAGTTGTAGGACTAAGGGGGTCTTTATAATGAGCCCTTTAGTATAGCATAGGCCTATTCTAAGTTGTATTTGATTAACACTGTGTGACaattccatttattttattggtgACATAAAAATGGGAAGCTCTCGGCGTAGGTGAGCTCCAACATTGGAGTCAGCCCTTCTACTGATTACAATGCATCATAACAACCAATGCTGCATCCAAAACCTACGATTTTCTTttcataaaaatacataaaatgtttaatttgaaAGAGTTAATATAATATGCCCTATATTGTTAATAATTATATCTTTAAATAGCCATACAATTACAAACTGCATTCACTTAGTTTCGACTTCAAAAAGTCACAAAATGCCGTTCACTTTTCAACCAATTTTAATTGAAAAATGTGAAAGTACAAAAAATACTTTTCGGTCAAATAATGTATTAAGATGAATGGGTTTACACTGGTTTATTTAACACATaagagacaccccccccccccacacacacacacacacacacaaacacacaccctaactCCTTCATATATATTATTGACTAATTAATATACTGTTCACTTATAATCTGAATGAACACTTTTAGAATCTCTGATTGTTAGCTGGGATGCAGACAACGCATCAAGGAGATTATCTCAAAACAAACAGTCCATCCTCTGCTCCGCTCTCAGAAGGGCCCGTCCCTCGAGGTGCGACGGGAAGAGGGCTTCTCAAACCCTGACGTGTTTCCTCCGTCTCCTCGACCACCTGCCACCTTATCCTGAGGGAGTTACAGTGAGCCGTGACGAGAGCTGCTgtttatgcatacacacaatacactgtGTCTGCTTAAAAGGCCTTAAAACTGACCTTAACACTGCCAACCATTTCTTCAAAAGACCTGAAAGTCGAGGAGGGTCTACATGGGATAAATACAGATATGTATCATGTTCATGGCAAGTTATTTTATCCACAAGAAAAGTGAAAATACCAAATAAGCACATGAACATAATTGTCCCAGGGACTCCTGATAAAATAATTGTGCTCTAAAAGGACATTGATTTGAGACGGGTAAACAGTTGCCCTGAGCATTCAGCATTACCTCATGGC encodes:
- the LOC130390862 gene encoding pancreatic progenitor cell differentiation and proliferation factor A-like is translated as MAAIPSTGSLIATHDYYRRRIGSTSSNSSCGSAEYSGEVIPHHPGLPRQDSGHWWSSLFFGKQNQTAMQNGSDSQKNGVYTVTNGEITCIAQEMVRKRQLSESSDLGRFEATTTAASPPTSPPTASS